The stretch of DNA GTCGCGATGGACTCTCTACGAACTCACTCTCCTTCTCCTTATCAATCATTGGTCTTCTCTCCTGTTCTCGACCCGATAACTCGCGGAGCCGTTGGTCGTTCTGCTGTGCTTTAATGCAGCGTGTTTCATGTGGCTATCCCTCCGGTGCTGAATGTCGAGCGGCTTATGTGTTGCGCGGAATCCGCTTTCAATAGTGAAGTGGCACAGGGTGCGCGGATTATTCCGCGTCTGCTTGCAAAAGAAGCGCCAGGTAGGGATTCGCGCCCTCTTCCTATTTGAGCGTTGCGAGCGCAACACGGTATTGGTAGCGGGCATTCGCACTGTCTATCTCCGCGCTGGATTGCTGAAGCAGCGCCTGACTGAGTTTAGCGATCGAGCTGAGACCAGTACGATCGCGCGCCTGCGCGAGTTGAACGCTAAGGTTTGCCTCTGCTATTAGCTGAGCCGTGACTTTCATATGTTTTGCTCCCTTATGGAAAGTGACGAGGAGGGAATGAAATATCCCAAGCGATCAATGTTTTTCCAAGATTACTTGCGATGCCCATCTTCGCCATGTAGGTGCGCATCTCGCGGTCTCTGCGGTTGAACAGCAGGACATGGGTCCGCCTTCCATCAGACCAAAGACTCGCGCTGCCAGACGTCTTGTGCACCGAATGAAATCCATTCTGTTGCGTCGAACGGGCATCAACGATCGAAGGCCGCACTCATGGGGTAAGTTGACCTCGGGCGTAGTCGAGTGATCTCAATGCAAGGAGGTAATCGAACCGGGTATTGACGGCTTCGACTGTGGCCTGGGTGCTTTGTAACTGAGCCTGGCTAAGTTCCACAATCGAGCTCAGGCCTAACTTGTACCGCGTCTGAGCGAGGTTCAGAGCCTGGGTCGTCTGCTTCTGGAATGCCTCGGCGACCCCAATCCGCCGGAAGGCGGTTTGTGCCGATAGGGTTGCGATACGAACGTCGCGTGCGATGGCGTCTGAAAGTTCCTGGGTTTGCTTCTCCGATGCTCTTTCGCGAAGACGAGCTTCCTGCGCCTGCGCATTGATGCGAAATCCCGTGAAGACAGGCAGTGTCAGATTCACGCCTGCTGCGCCATACCAGTTTGGTGTAAAGATTCCGCCGTCCGGTCTCACGGGGGTTACGCCGCCTATAGCGAGCGCAGAGATGCTGGGCAGGCGTTGCAACTCCTGCGCACGAGCGAACTTCTGGTCGGCCTGGGTATCGAGACGTAGTGCCTGCAGATCCGGCCTCTGCGACTGGGCGTCTTTAATGAGTGCCGAGGAATTGTCAGGCGGCAGAGGAGGTGCTGCGGTCCCATCATCGACGGCGCGATATTGTGTTGCAGGGGGAGCGGCGAGAAGTTCGGCTAACGCGGCTCTGGCCGAAGCGACCGAGTTTTCGGCATCGAGCTGAAGCAGCTGTGCCTGCGAAAGATCAGCGGAGGAGATATTCAGATCGAGGTCACTCTTGAGGGCGTTCTTCGTCAGTGCCAGCGTCAGGTTTTGGACGTCGCCTCTTGCCTTCACTGTGGCAACGGCAACGTCGAGGAGGGATTGCGCATCCAGCAAGCGATAAAACGCCTGGTCGGTAGCGATCAGGACGTCCTGCTCCGTAGCAAGAGCATTCTGTTGCTGGGCCTTTGCCTGCAGGCGGCTATTGGCGACAAGGTCCCTCGTGTGGCCGAAGTCGGTGAGCAGTTGCGACAACGTGCCTCCGGCCCCGGCATGCGTGTAAAGGCGCGAAGAATTCAGTTCCCCTGAGCCAATGCGGCTTGCATCTTCCGCCTTGACCGCGGTCATGTTGCCATTGAGTTGCGGCAGTTCGTTCGAGCGCGTCTCTCTGGTTACCTGGCCAGCCGCAAGGGCAAGAAGATGACTCGCCGTTACGCGGGGGTTGTTCCTCAGGGCCATGCGCTCGGCGTCACCGCGGGTAATGGGTATTGCTTGACCATCCGGCTCCAGCGGAGAAACCTGAGCCGGTGTCGAGGGCGCCTGGGGGATGGACGCCGCAGAAATTGAACTCTGCGCGCATACCGCAAACGGGCAAGCAAGTAAAAAAAACAG from Acidicapsa acidisoli encodes:
- a CDS encoding TolC family protein — protein: MKVTAQLIAEANLSVQLAQARDRTGLSSIAKLSQALLQQSSAEIDSANARYQYRVALATLK
- a CDS encoding TolC family protein, encoding MKQTVLFFLLACPFAVCAQSSISAASIPQAPSTPAQVSPLEPDGQAIPITRGDAERMALRNNPRVTASHLLALAAGQVTRETRSNELPQLNGNMTAVKAEDASRIGSGELNSSRLYTHAGAGGTLSQLLTDFGHTRDLVANSRLQAKAQQQNALATEQDVLIATDQAFYRLLDAQSLLDVAVATVKARGDVQNLTLALTKNALKSDLDLNISSADLSQAQLLQLDAENSVASARAALAELLAAPPATQYRAVDDGTAAPPLPPDNSSALIKDAQSQRPDLQALRLDTQADQKFARAQELQRLPSISALAIGGVTPVRPDGGIFTPNWYGAAGVNLTLPVFTGFRINAQAQEARLRERASEKQTQELSDAIARDVRIATLSAQTAFRRIGVAEAFQKQTTQALNLAQTRYKLGLSSIVELSQAQLQSTQATVEAVNTRFDYLLALRSLDYARGQLTP